The Methanobacterium lacus genome includes a region encoding these proteins:
- a CDS encoding DUF2769 domain-containing protein — protein MGKVDLNRENINKCLCATCPVQVDSKCSKDKLELLNQKLEKEGDVRDIFKDEELPLVYCAFGVAECGDLSSTELCKCTQCPVWLENNLANNEPIEYFCVEGVPK, from the coding sequence ATGGGTAAAGTAGATTTAAACCGAGAAAATATCAATAAGTGCCTGTGTGCAACATGTCCGGTACAGGTCGATAGTAAATGTTCAAAGGACAAACTTGAACTGTTAAATCAGAAACTTGAGAAGGAAGGTGACGTTAGGGACATATTTAAGGATGAAGAACTTCCACTTGTTTACTGTGCCTTTGGAGTGGCAGAATGTGGTGATCTCTCAAGCACGGAACTTTGCAAATGTACTCAGTGTCCAGTGTGGTTAGAAAACAATCTGGCAAACAACGAACCCATTGAGTACTTCTGTGTGGAGGGTGTGCCGAAGTGA
- a CDS encoding DNA double-strand break repair nuclease NurA has product MLDSLYQRALQKRDEINQKISDDFMDADVDPSQYWISHKIEEDDGNCSIAAGDGSINKKNFMGFIFYAIDAECLVFNDKLMKIGSSEIDIIPHHDFVEDRLRNYMGIFEVKNALRALNEHEIKYLLFDGSIMGNLIRPIPMEKRLKAEIKDKIKKKYVPRLVKSLDLDLKNSEVGITSSQFSEEMEEFEDPVNAMIYLESIENLLVIKKLLENKRSVMGISKTSTNREYFDYKIPDMAIFDRYSREEGFSKPRNLRIFDDDFKREEFPVANDFFKGLTFTIFYVRLENHKNILKFELPYKVDETELDQIKKLLGTIKNHSAEGYPLLLKKAHNDVVIKRKDLENLSKIIGFMEKSGREML; this is encoded by the coding sequence ATGTTAGATTCACTCTATCAAAGGGCACTACAAAAGAGGGATGAAATAAACCAGAAGATCAGTGATGATTTTATGGATGCGGATGTGGATCCATCCCAATATTGGATATCACACAAAATAGAAGAGGACGATGGAAACTGTTCCATAGCTGCAGGTGATGGGAGCATCAACAAAAAAAATTTCATGGGATTCATATTCTACGCCATCGATGCTGAATGTTTGGTTTTCAATGATAAACTCATGAAAATAGGAAGCTCAGAAATTGACATCATACCACACCACGACTTTGTTGAAGACAGGTTAAGAAATTACATGGGAATATTCGAGGTTAAAAATGCACTTCGAGCTCTGAACGAACACGAAATAAAATATCTACTCTTCGATGGTTCAATAATGGGAAACCTCATAAGACCAATTCCAATGGAAAAAAGACTTAAAGCAGAAATTAAGGATAAAATAAAGAAAAAATATGTGCCTAGATTAGTTAAATCATTGGATTTGGATCTTAAAAATTCTGAGGTCGGAATAACATCCTCCCAATTTTCAGAGGAAATGGAAGAGTTTGAAGATCCTGTAAATGCCATGATATACTTAGAAAGTATTGAAAACCTGCTGGTGATAAAGAAACTACTGGAAAATAAAAGATCTGTAATGGGAATATCAAAAACATCCACCAACAGGGAATATTTCGACTATAAAATTCCTGACATGGCAATATTTGACAGGTACAGCAGAGAGGAAGGATTCAGCAAACCCAGAAACCTCAGAATATTTGATGATGATTTCAAACGTGAAGAGTTTCCAGTTGCCAACGATTTTTTCAAGGGACTAACCTTCACAATATTCTATGTGCGGCTGGAAAACCACAAGAACATACTGAAGTTTGAACTGCCCTACAAGGTTGATGAAACTGAACTGGATCAAATTAAAAAGTTATTGGGAACAATTAAAAATCACAGTGCGGAAGGATATCCTTTATTACTAAAAAAAGCACATAACGATGTTGTTATAAAAAGGAAAGACCTTGAAAATCTTTCAAAGATTATAGGATTCATGGAAAAAAGCGGGAGAGAGATGTTATGA
- the rfbB gene encoding dTDP-glucose 4,6-dehydratase — MKMLITGGAGFIGCNFVHQMVEKYDHDLVVFDKLTYAANPKYLDDVKDKIEFVKGDIGDAEAVKNVMKDCDYVVNFAAETHVDRSIEDPGVFVKTDVIGTYNLLENVRKYDVERYLQISTDEVYGSIENGSFTELSNIDPSSPYSASKAGADVLVSAYYKTYGAPVLITRSSNNFGPYQFPEKLIPLFILNAMQDKQLPVYGDGKNVRDWIYAPDNCRGVYTALMKGKLGEVYNVGGGNEKNNLEITKLILENLGKSEDLITFVEDRLGHDRRYSLDSTKIKKLGWKPEVKFEDAIKATIDWYKENISIFRA; from the coding sequence ATGAAAATGCTTATTACTGGTGGTGCAGGTTTTATAGGCTGTAACTTCGTGCATCAGATGGTTGAAAAATACGATCATGATCTGGTTGTTTTCGATAAATTAACCTACGCAGCTAATCCCAAATATCTTGATGATGTGAAAGACAAGATAGAATTTGTTAAGGGAGATATTGGAGATGCAGAAGCAGTTAAAAATGTCATGAAGGACTGTGACTACGTTGTGAACTTCGCTGCAGAAACTCATGTTGACAGGTCCATCGAAGATCCAGGGGTTTTTGTTAAGACCGATGTTATTGGAACCTACAACCTTCTTGAAAATGTTAGAAAGTACGATGTTGAAAGGTACCTCCAAATATCTACAGATGAAGTTTATGGAAGTATTGAGAATGGTTCCTTTACTGAGCTCAGTAATATTGACCCATCAAGCCCATATTCAGCAAGTAAAGCCGGTGCTGATGTGCTTGTGAGTGCATATTACAAGACCTACGGAGCCCCAGTACTCATCACCAGGAGCAGTAACAATTTTGGACCTTACCAGTTCCCAGAGAAGTTAATACCCCTTTTCATCTTGAATGCAATGCAGGATAAACAGCTTCCTGTTTATGGTGATGGAAAAAATGTGAGGGATTGGATATATGCTCCTGATAACTGTAGAGGAGTTTACACAGCCCTTATGAAGGGAAAATTAGGAGAAGTTTACAACGTTGGTGGAGGTAACGAAAAGAACAACCTCGAAATCACCAAGTTAATCCTCGAAAACTTAGGAAAATCAGAGGATCTCATCACCTTTGTTGAGGACCGTCTTGGTCACGACAGAAGATATTCTCTGGATTCTACCAAGATCAAAAAGCTTGGATGGAAACCTGAAGTCAAGTTTGAGGACGCAATCAAAGCAACCATTGACTGGTACAAAGAGAATATTTCAATTTTCAGGGCTTAA
- a CDS encoding helicase HerA domain-containing protein → MTGEVIGRCVGETSLVDVSFISKEMPMMGEYVTMEYDGKKVLGMIEGLVRGSVSINNEIYDPKTIEKIRRMEGDDHYIRGNVRILGDVENNLRIPRTPAPPGTEIRSADSEILKKIFQVDVAGLKLGNLITQENVPVEVDINKMVSRHLAVLAMTGAGKSNTVSVIVNGLLNVNGSVLIFDMHSEYVNTDFGDDKVNILKPKINPIYMSFSEVKKLSNIPPNAYVQERYFRKAYNSAKNDLKKGGVGNDFIGLLLSKLESWLMEESDESDGKSANSADRKSITDVLNKVEDMKLKYGNILSLEAPNIIDSIKVAKANILDLGSVDEFASDVVVSHVLRTVLKSRKDYLRQGEGLKFPVFLILEEAHILAPQNRKTESKLWISRIAREGRKFSVGLCMVSQSPKSLDSDALSQANNMIILRLVEPTDQNHVQRASESLSDDLIAQLPSLNIGEAIILGLMTKIPTLVKIDEFKGKVSGGDLNVVEEWSKTAEKERSILEEQKREYEDLGGDY, encoded by the coding sequence ATGACTGGAGAAGTAATTGGAAGGTGTGTGGGTGAAACATCACTGGTTGATGTCAGTTTTATATCCAAGGAAATGCCCATGATGGGTGAGTACGTGACCATGGAATACGATGGTAAAAAGGTACTTGGAATGATCGAAGGACTGGTAAGGGGAAGTGTATCCATAAACAACGAAATCTATGATCCTAAAACCATAGAAAAGATCAGAAGGATGGAGGGTGATGATCACTACATCAGGGGAAATGTGAGAATACTTGGAGACGTGGAAAACAACCTCAGAATACCCAGAACACCGGCACCTCCAGGCACAGAAATCAGATCTGCAGACTCTGAAATATTGAAGAAAATATTTCAGGTAGATGTTGCAGGACTCAAACTCGGAAACCTGATCACCCAGGAAAATGTTCCAGTGGAGGTTGACATAAACAAAATGGTATCACGCCACCTAGCAGTCCTAGCAATGACCGGAGCCGGAAAATCAAACACTGTATCGGTAATAGTAAACGGACTCCTGAATGTCAATGGAAGTGTTCTGATATTTGACATGCACTCTGAATACGTTAACACAGACTTCGGAGATGACAAGGTCAACATACTGAAACCAAAAATAAATCCCATCTACATGTCCTTTTCAGAGGTTAAAAAACTCTCAAACATACCTCCAAATGCATATGTGCAGGAAAGATACTTCAGAAAAGCCTACAACTCAGCCAAGAATGACCTGAAAAAGGGAGGTGTTGGAAATGATTTCATAGGCCTCCTACTCTCAAAACTTGAATCCTGGTTGATGGAAGAATCAGATGAGTCCGATGGAAAATCTGCAAATTCTGCAGACAGAAAATCCATAACAGACGTACTAAACAAGGTAGAGGATATGAAGCTCAAATACGGCAATATCTTGAGTCTGGAAGCACCAAACATCATAGACAGCATCAAAGTTGCCAAGGCAAACATCCTTGATCTTGGATCAGTTGACGAATTTGCATCGGATGTGGTTGTAAGCCACGTGCTGAGAACTGTACTAAAAAGCAGGAAAGATTACTTGAGGCAAGGTGAGGGTCTTAAGTTCCCAGTTTTCCTGATACTTGAAGAGGCACATATACTGGCACCGCAAAACAGGAAAACAGAATCCAAACTATGGATAAGTAGAATTGCCAGGGAGGGACGTAAATTTTCAGTTGGATTGTGTATGGTGAGCCAAAGCCCAAAATCCCTAGATTCAGATGCACTGTCACAGGCAAACAACATGATCATACTCAGACTCGTGGAACCCACAGACCAGAATCATGTTCAAAGGGCAAGTGAAAGTTTGAGTGATGATTTAATAGCCCAACTACCCTCACTCAACATTGGAGAAGCAATAATACTCGGATTAATGACCAAGATACCAACACTCGTGAAGATAGATGAATTTAAGGGCAAAGTATCGGGAGGAGATCTTAACGTGGTTGAAGAATGGTCAAAAACAGCCGAAAAAGAGAGATCCATCCTTGAAGAACAGAAGAGGGAATATGAGGATCTTGGAGGAGATTACTGA
- a CDS encoding AAA family ATPase has translation MIIENLEMKNFKSHKDTKIDFDTGITIIMGGNGAGKSSILEAVSFALFKQHSSKKIEQLITLGNVKNKLYIKLDFKSNGRTYRVTRERGKTGSKASILIKDQSGFQQLASGDSQVTQEIQSILEMDGDLFLNAVYVRQGEIADLVDKTPSEKKQLIGKLLGIDSLEKAWKNMKAVIEEYANEKIRLEGKLENTDSINEDIKSKTDEIDKYATEIETITKKINAIESELVSMNQDNEQLQNDQIKYQNASTNQNAKEGLLNELRRNETDIQTHLNEIANKEVEMAEIKPQLPKLDKLVCLKEALKDLRIIKDNCDDLKGKLEKISELEEKLGNNKQFNEEYNLVSEQINQMQTSRSKFEGSKKLLEGNNNRREETLKNMGVSHNKIVTLMGKANRVLGTKFTLIEELESHLQTVKPKTKQEIDDLTGKINQLNKDIFNLKTQSNDLKKPINELEAVKEKCPICESEIDETKRNELINRYQSQIDTNTNKISKFSSALTMFTTTKTDLETKYGAIQDINIDVMKEQLGSLKNGQSELKTLKDSNKELEAKVESLNSLDIELQAKKEIQKNLKPKYEDYLSAQGSLKSYEDPEEIRSKLHDLEENKSQMTNKVQNLIEMIGGSVENLNEEIEYFQGLKSKYDTLSGAVASKESLLNRITNVQNRIVTTETELNQLVQEIEALAYDKERHSQLKDTIKSTQEKHLDLTGSKRQLIGQKEGAENTLNGLQKQLESYEKYEKEMRSLNDFIKLLEYIRDLYGKDGVQKDLRDFSRPLIEQNTRDFFEKFNFEYSDIRLDNEYDVTVYGPAGESNLDMISGGEKIAVALALRLGITKTLSGGSLELVMLDEPTIHLDAYRRQELIDLLKRMSIIPQMIIVTHDSDLEDAADNIIKVEKDEGISQVNT, from the coding sequence ATGATAATTGAAAACCTAGAGATGAAAAATTTCAAATCACACAAGGATACTAAAATAGATTTTGACACGGGTATCACAATAATAATGGGTGGAAATGGAGCAGGTAAATCAAGCATACTCGAAGCAGTCAGTTTTGCACTTTTTAAACAACATTCAAGTAAAAAAATTGAACAGCTCATCACCCTAGGTAATGTTAAAAACAAACTCTACATAAAACTTGACTTCAAATCCAACGGAAGAACATACAGAGTCACAAGGGAACGTGGAAAAACAGGTTCCAAGGCAAGCATACTCATCAAAGACCAGAGTGGATTTCAACAACTGGCTTCAGGGGACAGTCAGGTAACCCAGGAAATTCAGAGCATACTAGAAATGGATGGAGATCTCTTTTTAAATGCAGTTTATGTAAGGCAGGGAGAAATAGCAGATCTGGTTGATAAAACACCCTCAGAAAAAAAACAGCTCATTGGAAAACTATTAGGCATAGACTCCCTTGAAAAAGCATGGAAAAATATGAAAGCCGTAATAGAGGAGTATGCAAACGAGAAAATCAGGTTAGAGGGTAAGTTAGAGAACACAGATTCAATAAATGAGGATATAAAATCCAAAACAGACGAAATAGACAAGTACGCCACCGAAATTGAAACCATAACCAAAAAAATCAATGCAATCGAATCTGAACTCGTTTCAATGAACCAGGACAATGAACAACTTCAAAACGACCAGATAAAATATCAAAATGCCAGCACCAACCAAAATGCCAAGGAAGGCTTGTTAAATGAGTTAAGGAGAAACGAAACTGATATTCAGACACATCTAAATGAAATAGCCAATAAAGAAGTTGAAATGGCCGAAATAAAACCTCAACTCCCGAAACTTGATAAACTCGTCTGTCTGAAGGAAGCCCTCAAAGACTTACGCATCATTAAAGATAACTGTGACGATCTAAAAGGAAAGTTAGAGAAAATATCCGAACTTGAAGAAAAACTAGGGAACAACAAACAATTTAATGAGGAGTACAACCTAGTTTCTGAGCAAATAAACCAGATGCAAACGAGCAGATCCAAATTTGAAGGATCAAAAAAACTGCTTGAAGGAAATAATAATCGAAGGGAAGAAACACTTAAAAATATGGGAGTATCCCATAACAAGATTGTAACCCTCATGGGAAAGGCCAATCGGGTATTGGGAACTAAATTCACCCTTATAGAAGAACTGGAATCCCACCTCCAAACAGTTAAACCTAAAACCAAGCAGGAGATCGATGATCTAACTGGAAAGATAAATCAGTTAAATAAGGATATATTCAACCTTAAAACCCAGAGTAACGATCTTAAAAAACCTATCAATGAATTGGAAGCTGTGAAGGAAAAGTGCCCAATCTGTGAATCAGAGATAGATGAAACCAAAAGGAACGAACTGATAAACAGGTACCAATCCCAGATAGACACGAACACAAATAAAATATCCAAATTTTCCAGTGCACTCACCATGTTCACAACTACAAAAACAGATTTAGAAACTAAATATGGTGCAATTCAAGATATCAACATAGATGTGATGAAGGAACAACTTGGAAGCCTTAAAAATGGGCAGAGTGAACTGAAAACTTTGAAGGATTCAAATAAAGAACTTGAAGCCAAAGTAGAATCTTTGAACAGTTTAGATATTGAGCTTCAAGCAAAAAAAGAGATTCAAAAGAATTTAAAACCCAAATATGAAGATTATTTGAGTGCACAGGGCTCATTGAAATCCTATGAAGATCCTGAAGAGATCAGATCCAAACTCCATGATTTAGAAGAGAACAAATCCCAGATGACAAACAAGGTACAAAATTTAATAGAGATGATCGGGGGGTCTGTCGAAAATCTTAATGAAGAAATTGAATATTTCCAAGGACTCAAATCCAAATATGATACTCTTTCTGGAGCTGTTGCTTCAAAAGAATCTTTATTAAATCGAATTACTAATGTTCAAAATCGTATCGTCACCACTGAAACAGAATTAAATCAGTTAGTACAGGAAATAGAAGCCCTTGCCTACGATAAAGAGAGGCACAGCCAATTAAAAGACACCATTAAATCAACACAGGAGAAACATTTGGATCTGACAGGCAGTAAGCGACAGTTAATAGGGCAAAAAGAAGGGGCAGAGAACACTTTAAACGGACTACAAAAACAACTGGAATCCTATGAAAAATATGAGAAGGAAATGAGAAGTCTTAATGATTTTATCAAGTTACTGGAGTACATTCGCGATTTATACGGAAAAGACGGTGTTCAAAAGGATTTAAGAGATTTTTCAAGGCCTTTAATAGAACAAAACACCAGGGATTTCTTTGAAAAATTCAACTTCGAGTACTCTGATATAAGGCTCGACAACGAATACGATGTAACAGTCTATGGACCTGCAGGTGAAAGCAACCTTGACATGATAAGTGGAGGAGAAAAAATAGCAGTTGCACTGGCACTCAGACTCGGAATCACCAAAACCCTATCTGGTGGAAGTCTTGAATTGGTAATGTTGGATGAACCAACCATACACCTTGATGCCTAC
- the galU gene encoding UTP--glucose-1-phosphate uridylyltransferase GalU — protein sequence MKAVIPAAGLGTRFLPATKAQPKEMLPVFNKPTIQYVVEEAVASGIDDILIITGKGKRSIEDHFDKSFELEYFLKSSGKTERLHEIESISEMADIYYVRQKKQEGLGDAIRCAKKHVDGDAFAVLLGDTIARSKVPCTKQLLDIYNKYEASTIAIEKVPDEKVERYGIIGGKQISEDLYEIQELVEKPKLENAPSNLAITGRYVFAPEIFDHLAHINPGFGGEIQLTDAMKSLTKIYGHIYDGKIYDIGNTVEWLKSSVEIALEDPEVGEDLRSYLTGIIK from the coding sequence ATGAAAGCGGTTATACCTGCTGCGGGTTTGGGTACAAGATTTTTACCTGCCACTAAAGCACAGCCAAAGGAAATGTTACCTGTATTCAATAAACCAACCATTCAATACGTGGTTGAAGAGGCAGTAGCATCTGGAATTGACGACATTCTCATAATAACAGGTAAAGGTAAAAGATCAATAGAAGATCATTTTGATAAATCATTCGAGTTGGAATATTTCCTTAAAAGTTCTGGTAAAACTGAAAGACTCCACGAAATCGAGTCCATATCTGAAATGGCTGATATTTATTATGTGAGACAGAAGAAACAAGAAGGACTTGGTGATGCAATAAGATGCGCCAAGAAACATGTTGATGGTGATGCATTTGCAGTTCTTCTAGGTGACACAATAGCAAGGTCAAAGGTACCATGCACAAAACAGCTGTTAGACATATACAACAAGTACGAAGCATCAACCATTGCCATTGAAAAGGTTCCTGACGAAAAGGTTGAAAGGTACGGAATAATTGGTGGCAAACAGATCTCAGAAGATCTCTACGAGATCCAGGAACTGGTTGAAAAACCCAAACTCGAGAATGCACCATCCAACCTTGCAATCACAGGAAGATACGTCTTTGCACCTGAGATATTTGATCATCTAGCACATATCAATCCTGGTTTTGGTGGGGAAATACAACTAACCGATGCAATGAAATCATTAACCAAAATTTACGGCCACATATACGATGGAAAGATCTACGATATTGGAAACACAGTAGAATGGCTTAAAAGTTCTGTAGAAATTGCACTCGAAGATCCAGAAGTAGGAGAAGACCTGAGATCCTACCTAACAGGAATAATCAAATAA
- the galE gene encoding UDP-glucose 4-epimerase GalE gives MILIVGGAGYIGSHINKMLSENGYETVVFDNLSYGHEDFVKWGHFERGDLGNIESIRKVFKKYTIDSVMHFAAFAYVGESVVDPQKYYRNNVLNTLNLLQVMLEFDVKRLVFSSTCATYGNPVEIPITENHPQNPINPYGRGKLMVETVLDDYSRAYDLNYVSLRYFNAAGADPEAEVGENHNPETHLIPLILDAAIGKRENIQIFGTDYETEDGTCIRDYIHVTDLADAHLKALKYLEDGGKSDYFNLGNGSGFSVQEVIERARQITGKTIVAVESDRRPGDPPVLVGSSDKIRSVLNWKPKYNDISVIIETAWNWHIKNNDVE, from the coding sequence ATGATACTCATAGTAGGTGGGGCAGGGTACATAGGATCCCACATAAATAAAATGCTTTCAGAAAACGGCTATGAAACAGTTGTTTTTGACAATCTAAGTTATGGACATGAAGATTTTGTTAAGTGGGGTCACTTTGAAAGGGGAGATCTTGGAAATATTGAATCCATAAGGAAAGTGTTCAAAAAGTACACAATAGACTCTGTTATGCATTTTGCTGCGTTTGCCTATGTTGGCGAGTCTGTTGTGGATCCACAGAAATATTACAGGAACAACGTATTAAACACTTTAAACCTGCTTCAAGTCATGCTAGAATTTGATGTGAAAAGGTTGGTATTTTCATCTACCTGTGCAACCTATGGAAACCCAGTTGAAATTCCAATCACAGAAAACCATCCTCAAAACCCCATAAACCCCTATGGAAGGGGAAAATTAATGGTTGAAACAGTTCTTGATGATTACAGCCGTGCTTATGATTTAAACTACGTTTCACTCCGTTACTTCAATGCTGCTGGTGCCGATCCAGAAGCTGAAGTAGGAGAAAATCACAACCCAGAAACTCATTTAATACCACTCATACTGGATGCTGCAATTGGTAAGAGGGAAAATATCCAAATCTTTGGGACTGATTATGAAACTGAAGATGGTACCTGTATAAGGGATTATATTCATGTAACAGATCTTGCTGATGCACATTTAAAAGCTTTAAAATACCTTGAAGATGGAGGTAAAAGTGATTATTTCAATTTAGGTAATGGAAGTGGATTTTCTGTCCAAGAAGTTATAGAAAGGGCTCGGCAAATTACAGGAAAAACAATTGTGGCTGTGGAATCTGACAGAAGACCAGGAGATCCTCCAGTGCTTGTTGGAAGTTCTGATAAGATCAGAAGTGTGCTTAACTGGAAACCCAAGTACAACGATATTAGTGTGATTATAGAAACAGCATGGAACTGGCATATAAAAAATAATGATGTGGAGTAA
- a CDS encoding metallophosphoesterase family protein — MQFVHMADTHLGYRQYGLSERETDFLEVFDRAVEEVVSERPDFAIHSGDLFEYSRPPTRALLTAQQGIFKLKSANIPFYAIAGNHDIVMKKNALPPQILFKDFGLKVISPKNPYFIENGVFIGGAPYASKLTSKHLIERLNEVEKASEKYEKTILVLHQGIDRYLPYEYEVKIGDLPKTFKYCAFGHIHERIVDDFGDGKLVYPGSTEIWRSNEVDGYKKNGKGFYLVDMGGDVPEIEKINLEMSRDFIKEAVQYSKLEEEIKHLNDLITQMNKKPVLNLTVTGGNFSRSEIYETINNALADNCLSVRSRYKPDLVEEIMDLEKYEKDALNINRMIKERLKDFNDEKVSELATGLLKEMSEGDMDKASEMTRNFYEELHDN; from the coding sequence ATGCAGTTTGTTCATATGGCAGACACCCACTTAGGCTACAGACAATACGGACTTTCAGAACGTGAAACAGATTTTCTCGAAGTGTTTGATAGGGCTGTTGAAGAAGTTGTGAGTGAAAGACCTGACTTTGCAATTCATTCAGGAGACCTGTTTGAATATTCAAGACCACCTACAAGAGCCCTTTTAACAGCTCAACAGGGGATTTTCAAGCTTAAATCTGCCAATATACCATTCTACGCAATAGCAGGAAACCATGATATAGTCATGAAGAAAAATGCCTTACCTCCACAAATACTTTTCAAAGACTTTGGTTTAAAGGTTATAAGCCCAAAAAATCCATATTTCATAGAAAATGGAGTATTCATAGGGGGAGCACCATACGCATCCAAGCTCACATCAAAACATCTGATTGAAAGACTAAATGAAGTGGAAAAAGCATCAGAAAAATATGAGAAAACGATACTGGTACTTCATCAGGGAATTGACAGGTACCTACCCTACGAATACGAAGTTAAAATTGGAGACCTTCCAAAAACATTCAAATACTGTGCCTTTGGCCATATACACGAAAGGATAGTGGATGATTTTGGAGATGGAAAACTGGTCTACCCAGGTTCCACAGAAATATGGAGATCAAACGAGGTAGATGGTTACAAGAAAAATGGTAAAGGATTTTACCTAGTTGACATGGGTGGAGATGTACCTGAAATCGAGAAGATCAATCTAGAAATGTCAAGGGACTTCATTAAAGAAGCTGTCCAGTACTCCAAATTAGAGGAGGAAATAAAACATCTAAACGATCTCATAACCCAGATGAATAAAAAACCTGTTTTGAACCTGACTGTTACCGGTGGAAACTTCAGCAGATCAGAAATATATGAAACAATCAACAACGCACTGGCAGATAACTGTCTATCAGTCAGATCAAGGTACAAACCAGATCTTGTTGAGGAAATCATGGACCTTGAAAAATATGAGAAGGATGCCCTGAATATAAACAGGATGATCAAAGAACGTTTAAAGGATTTTAACGATGAAAAAGTATCTGAACTTGCAACAGGACTTCTGAAGGAAATGTCAGAGGGAGACATGGATAAAGCCAGTGAAATGACCAGAAATTTCTACGAGGAACTACATGATAATTGA
- a CDS encoding DUF167 family protein — protein MVEMEAITTTKDGVLLNIEVGTKSDNFRITGYNDWRKSFEIKIKAVPQKGKANKEIILEFAKLTNKRVEIISGHKSHRKTLKIYDINEEDLLKLIEQEIR, from the coding sequence ATGGTTGAAATGGAAGCCATAACAACAACAAAAGATGGTGTGCTGCTAAACATCGAAGTTGGTACAAAATCTGACAACTTCAGGATCACGGGTTACAACGACTGGAGAAAATCATTTGAAATTAAAATAAAAGCAGTTCCTCAGAAGGGTAAAGCTAACAAGGAAATTATTCTGGAGTTCGCAAAGCTCACCAACAAGAGGGTTGAAATTATTTCTGGACACAAAAGCCACCGTAAAACTCTCAAGATCTACGATATTAATGAGGAAGATCTTCTAAAATTAATAGAACAAGAAATAAGATGA